One stretch of Shewanella sp. Arc9-LZ DNA includes these proteins:
- a CDS encoding SMP-30/gluconolactonase/LRE family protein, protein MNNTLTQSIGDLIQVIPSQNDLGENALWHPQQQAIYWIDIIQGKIHKYSVETQLHDQYSLPYRIGSFAFLAEQQTFQLIVAFEQGFALYHLDTHALTWLSQPEVAQKGNRFNDGRTDRSGHFWAGTMVETRHDQHQQGNLYRIDNHGECHKTIEDILISNGLCWSPDGNIMYHADSEKHCIHQYRYNPTHKTLTDKALFATTEDHVFPDGSTIDAHGFMWNAQWGDHSVVRYHPDGHIVEKLILPAVQPSSVAIGGPNLDWLIVTTSRIELTQQQLVDYPLSGNVFIYQLHHVTGIVDTPCRININQA, encoded by the coding sequence ATGAATAATACACTAACCCAGAGCATCGGCGATCTTATACAGGTTATCCCATCACAAAATGATTTGGGTGAAAATGCTTTATGGCACCCACAACAACAAGCCATTTATTGGATCGATATCATACAAGGAAAAATTCACAAATATAGTGTCGAGACTCAGCTGCACGATCAATACAGTTTACCCTATCGTATTGGCAGCTTTGCGTTTTTAGCAGAACAGCAAACATTTCAGTTAATTGTCGCCTTTGAGCAAGGTTTTGCACTGTATCATCTCGATACACATGCATTAACATGGCTTAGCCAACCTGAAGTTGCACAGAAAGGTAACCGTTTTAATGATGGCCGCACCGATCGCAGTGGACATTTTTGGGCGGGAACCATGGTTGAAACCCGTCATGATCAACATCAACAAGGCAACTTGTACCGGATAGATAACCACGGTGAATGCCATAAAACCATTGAAGATATTTTGATCTCTAATGGTTTGTGTTGGAGCCCTGACGGTAACATTATGTATCACGCAGACTCTGAAAAACATTGCATCCATCAATATCGCTATAACCCAACTCACAAAACATTAACGGATAAAGCCTTGTTTGCGACCACCGAAGATCATGTATTTCCTGATGGTTCAACTATTGATGCACATGGCTTTATGTGGAATGCCCAATGGGGCGATCATAGCGTGGTACGTTATCATCCAGATGGTCATATCGTCGAAAAGTTAATTCTACCTGCTGTACAACCCTCTAGTGTCGCCATTGGAGGCCCAAATTTAGATTGGTTAATTGTGACAACATCACGTATTGAACTGACTCAACAGCAACTCGTTGATTATCCATTATCGGGTAACGTGTTTATTTATCAGTTACATCACGTTACTGGGATCGTCGACACACCTTGTCGTATCAATATCAACCAAGCATAA
- the glpD gene encoding glycerol-3-phosphate dehydrogenase has protein sequence MEADREIVDVVVIGGGINGVGIAADAVGRGLRVLLCEQNDLASATSSNSSKLIHGGLRYLEHYEFRLVKEALAEREVLLKKAPHLITPLTFRLPHQSHLRPAWMIRLGLFLYDNLASRVTLNASKKINFTQDSPLKPEITQGFEYSDAWVDDSRLVVLNALAAKELGAQICTQTRCISAERDNGIWKLTLQHQGDKSLRQVYAKSIVNASGPWVSSLFSNVLKQPSPQKIRLVKGSHIVVPKIHQQPHAYILQNVDQRIVFVIPFEDDFSLIGTTDVDFTGDPKDVRIDQQEIDYLISITNHYFKSTISEQDIVHTFSGVRPLMDDESDSAQSVTRDYTFIVDAPKDKAPLLSVFGGKITTYRKLAEAAVNRLKPFHPQMGKPWTATQTLPGGDFTDLGDLNRIYQQQYPWINTRSINRLLRTYGTRTQSILNDAASSEALGIDFGHGLYQAEVDYVIANEWASCSADILWRRTKLGLHFTEEQQQVLSDYVASKQEVAPAVVSDVS, from the coding sequence ATGGAAGCCGATAGAGAAATTGTTGATGTTGTCGTGATTGGTGGCGGCATAAACGGTGTTGGAATAGCGGCCGATGCAGTGGGGCGTGGTTTACGTGTCTTGCTGTGTGAACAGAATGACTTAGCGTCTGCAACCTCATCAAATAGCAGTAAACTGATCCATGGTGGACTTCGGTATTTAGAACATTATGAGTTCCGTTTGGTTAAAGAAGCATTAGCAGAGCGTGAAGTGTTGCTTAAAAAAGCACCTCATTTGATCACTCCGTTGACATTTAGGCTTCCCCATCAGTCTCATTTACGTCCAGCGTGGATGATCCGTCTTGGGTTATTTTTATATGACAATTTAGCATCACGCGTCACTCTGAATGCGTCTAAAAAAATTAACTTCACACAAGATAGCCCATTAAAACCTGAAATTACTCAAGGGTTTGAATATTCTGATGCTTGGGTCGATGACTCTCGTTTAGTGGTATTAAATGCCCTTGCAGCGAAAGAGCTAGGGGCACAAATTTGTACTCAAACCCGCTGTATTAGTGCCGAACGCGACAATGGTATCTGGAAGCTCACCTTACAACATCAAGGGGACAAGTCATTACGTCAGGTGTATGCAAAAAGTATTGTTAACGCTTCTGGACCTTGGGTGTCGAGCTTATTTTCAAATGTATTAAAGCAGCCTTCACCACAAAAAATTCGTTTAGTAAAAGGTAGCCATATTGTGGTGCCTAAAATCCATCAACAGCCACACGCTTATATTTTGCAAAATGTCGATCAGCGGATTGTGTTTGTGATCCCATTTGAAGATGACTTTTCTCTGATTGGTACCACTGATGTTGATTTTACCGGCGACCCTAAAGATGTGCGTATCGACCAGCAAGAAATTGATTATCTGATTAGCATTACCAATCACTATTTTAAAAGCACCATTAGCGAACAAGATATTGTGCATACGTTCTCAGGGGTGAGACCATTAATGGATGACGAGTCAGATTCGGCGCAGTCGGTGACCCGTGATTACACCTTTATTGTCGACGCCCCTAAAGATAAGGCGCCGCTATTGTCAGTGTTTGGCGGCAAAATTACGACATATCGAAAACTGGCCGAAGCGGCAGTCAATCGATTAAAACCTTTCCATCCTCAAATGGGTAAACCTTGGACAGCAACTCAAACGCTACCTGGTGGTGATTTTACTGATTTAGGTGATCTTAACCGGATTTATCAGCAACAATATCCTTGGATAAATACACGATCTATTAATCGTTTATTACGAACTTACGGAACCCGTACCCAATCCATTTTAAATGATGCTGCGAGCAGCGAGGCATTGGGGATTGATTTTGGTCATGGTTTATATCAAGCGGAAGTCGATTATGTTATTGCCAATGAATGGGCCAGTTGCAGTGCAGATATTTTATGGCGACGGACTAAGCTAGGTTTGCATTTTACTGAGGAACAACAGCAAGTACTGAGTGATTATGTCGCCAGTAAACAGGAAGTTGCACCGGCAGTTGTTTCTGATGTGAGTTAA
- a CDS encoding UDP-glucose--hexose-1-phosphate uridylyltransferase has product MSQFEFTHRRKNPLTGNWVLVSPHRNNRPWLGATEKNAPSNLPEYDNTCPLCPGNHRANDSINPAYDKTFVFTNDFGALTSQVTEHSAALNHDNPLFEIEQATGECRVICFSPKHNKTLPELSVAEINDVVNTWKLNYIELSAQYACVHIFENKGEVMGCSQPHPHGQVWAHNHLSTEIQLEEDNQRNYQQHHGGNLLGDYVKHEIADGERVVYQNDHWLVVVPFWAAWPFETLLVCKDDVRHFGELTDAQSTALAQAIKILTTRYDNVFNCSFPYSMGWHSAPSKLDDNSHWRLHGHFYPPLLRSATVKKHMVGYEMLAESQRDLSPETAAKILQNASDIHYSQGNNNE; this is encoded by the coding sequence ATGAGTCAGTTTGAATTTACCCACAGACGAAAAAATCCGTTAACAGGTAATTGGGTGCTAGTGTCGCCACATCGAAATAATCGTCCTTGGTTAGGTGCGACAGAAAAAAATGCCCCTTCGAATTTACCAGAGTACGATAACACATGCCCTTTATGCCCCGGCAATCATCGTGCAAACGACAGTATCAATCCTGCTTATGATAAAACCTTTGTGTTTACTAACGACTTTGGCGCACTAACGTCACAAGTGACCGAACATTCCGCCGCGCTCAATCATGACAATCCATTATTTGAAATAGAGCAGGCTACGGGTGAATGCCGAGTGATTTGTTTCTCACCTAAGCACAATAAAACCTTACCAGAATTATCCGTGGCTGAGATCAATGATGTAGTTAATACCTGGAAACTGAACTACATCGAATTATCTGCTCAGTATGCATGTGTACACATTTTTGAAAACAAAGGTGAAGTCATGGGGTGTTCACAACCTCATCCCCACGGACAAGTATGGGCCCACAATCATTTATCGACCGAAATACAATTAGAAGAAGACAACCAGCGTAACTACCAACAACATCATGGCGGCAATTTGCTCGGCGATTATGTTAAACATGAAATTGCCGACGGTGAGCGAGTTGTTTATCAAAATGACCACTGGCTTGTGGTTGTACCATTTTGGGCTGCATGGCCTTTTGAAACCTTACTCGTATGCAAAGATGATGTACGCCATTTTGGTGAGCTAACCGATGCGCAATCAACTGCTTTAGCCCAAGCGATTAAGATACTCACCACCCGATACGACAATGTGTTTAATTGTAGCTTCCCGTACTCAATGGGTTGGCACAGTGCACCAAGCAAACTTGACGACAATAGTCACTGGCGCTTACATGGCCATTTTTATCCACCACTATTACGCTCAGCCACCGTAAAAAAACACATGGTCGGCTACGAGATGCTCGCCGAAAGTCAACGCGATTTAAGTCCAGAAACAGCTGCAAAAATTTTACAAAATGCCAGCGACATCCATTACTCTCAAGGAAACAATAATGAATAA
- a CDS encoding FadR/GntR family transcriptional regulator produces MNNSPRQNLTHQLTHDLGIAIVKGVYPVGEGLPSEADLCIEYDVSRSSTREAVKMLSAKGLISSRPKQGIRVLPESNWNMFDTDVLKWILSSKPSLSLLKEFTQVRVALEPQAAALAAMNASDEQLASIEKALERMVEAEQGLDDPLEADIAFHTSILIASGNRFFVQLTEFIGTALRVSIRYTNKIKGVPGADVKKHAEIFNAIKARNPELSKAAVSMILDEALELIELKL; encoded by the coding sequence ATGAATAATTCTCCACGTCAAAATTTAACACATCAATTAACTCACGATTTGGGCATTGCCATTGTAAAAGGGGTTTACCCTGTTGGCGAAGGTTTACCCTCTGAAGCTGATTTGTGTATTGAATACGATGTTAGCCGTAGCTCAACGCGTGAAGCGGTAAAAATGCTGTCTGCAAAAGGCCTTATTTCATCTCGGCCTAAACAAGGTATTCGCGTGTTGCCTGAAAGCAATTGGAACATGTTTGATACCGACGTATTAAAATGGATTTTAAGCAGTAAACCGTCATTGTCTTTACTGAAAGAGTTTACTCAAGTGAGGGTTGCGCTAGAACCGCAAGCGGCGGCACTTGCAGCAATGAACGCATCTGATGAGCAATTAGCGTCTATCGAGAAGGCACTCGAACGTATGGTTGAAGCTGAACAAGGTTTAGATGACCCGTTAGAAGCGGATATTGCATTTCATACCAGCATCCTAATCGCCAGTGGTAACCGTTTTTTTGTGCAATTAACCGAGTTTATTGGTACCGCACTCAGGGTGAGCATTCGTTACACCAACAAGATAAAAGGCGTGCCGGGTGCGGATGTGAAAAAGCATGCCGAAATTTTTAATGCGATTAAAGCGCGCAATCCTGAATTATCTAAAGCCGCTGTTTCAATGATTTTAGATGAAGCACTTGAGCTGATTGAGTTGAAGTTGTAG
- a CDS encoding SDR family NAD(P)-dependent oxidoreductase, producing MSLLTQYQDLKDKVIFITGGASGIGASMVEAFIHQQAKVAFIDIDHKTAANLLSKMAKIDASSIWFRAVDATDSESLQQAIRDVGQHFGRFDVLINNVANDARQDVETISAHDWHKCMQINLDPAFFASQAAYILMKQQHSGSIINFSSITALLGSQQMTGYVTAKAGLIGMTRSLSREFGESGIRVNAILPGWVATEKQLASWLTEQEEQKWTDAMALKRRITPQDVAKLALFLASNNSELITGQCINIDGGRA from the coding sequence GTGAGTTTGTTAACCCAATATCAAGACTTGAAAGACAAAGTCATCTTTATTACTGGCGGCGCCAGCGGTATTGGCGCATCTATGGTCGAAGCCTTCATACATCAACAAGCTAAAGTGGCTTTTATTGATATCGATCATAAAACAGCAGCCAATCTACTTAGCAAAATGGCCAAAATTGATGCTTCATCAATTTGGTTTCGCGCTGTCGATGCCACCGATTCCGAATCATTACAACAAGCCATTAGAGATGTTGGTCAACACTTTGGCCGTTTTGACGTACTGATAAATAATGTCGCTAATGATGCGCGCCAAGATGTCGAAACGATTTCAGCCCATGATTGGCATAAGTGCATGCAAATTAATTTAGACCCTGCTTTTTTTGCATCTCAAGCGGCTTATATTTTAATGAAGCAGCAGCATTCCGGTAGCATTATTAATTTCAGTTCAATCACCGCGTTATTAGGCTCACAACAAATGACTGGCTACGTGACAGCAAAAGCAGGCTTAATTGGTATGACACGCTCATTGTCGCGTGAGTTTGGAGAATCTGGTATTCGTGTCAATGCCATTTTGCCCGGTTGGGTCGCCACCGAAAAGCAGCTGGCCAGTTGGCTAACAGAACAAGAAGAGCAAAAATGGACTGATGCGATGGCATTAAAACGCCGAATCACCCCTCAAGATGTTGCCAAACTCGCCCTGTTTTTAGCCTCAAACAATAGTGAATTGATCACCGGTCAGTGTATCAATATTGACGGTGGGAGAGCTTAG
- a CDS encoding alpha-galactosidase, with translation MSHPQFVLLNGQHTSLIVDCLNKTPAILYFGKKLSEKTSFDMMKRLSTRQEAKCSVVVEAPISLSPLMGEGFTGAPGIEIFDNNIAWSIGGALTQVNQPNENEVYFESVDTLRQLSVKHHLQLNPRSDVLSATTELTNLGQTSVNVNWCAAPTIPMPLHIDQVMSFEGRWSNEFQRKSFDTFLGSFVRENRKGKTSHDNFPGMVMHNKLTHEQGGECYGFHLGWSGNHKMRAELLAEGRSYAQLGELLMPGEMILAPNESYVSPTLYTAYSNDGFSGLSHCFHQYVRQSLITEKVRLKPRPVHYNTWEGIYFDHDVAVLQSLATQAADIGAERFVLDDGWFKGRRGDFAGLGDWTVDREIYPDGLQPLIDHVNNVGMEFGLWFEPEMVNPDSDLYRNHPEWALQTQGNEQLQFRKQLVLDMTNPDVTEYLFNAINDILVEYPQILYLKWDMNRDLNHAGNLLGKPAVHQQTKAAYALIKRLKDSHPHIEIESCSSGGARVDYGVLQHTDRVWTSDSNDALDRLTIQRGCSFFFPAEVMGAHVGPRDCHITGRHINIAMRAAVAFFGHMGIEMDPRELTHDEREQLQQIIKLHKQHRQLIHSGKLVRLNSDGDSINFGIVSTNQTQALFAYNSVKETQRTNPPKYHFAGLDADRDYQLSLIWPAGFSFYSPSVLAMTDDQTFSGEALMTFGMQLPITFPQTSLIFELNEVK, from the coding sequence ATGTCACATCCCCAGTTCGTTTTGCTTAATGGCCAACATACTAGCTTGATCGTTGATTGCTTAAACAAGACTCCTGCCATTTTGTATTTTGGTAAAAAGTTATCTGAAAAGACCAGCTTTGACATGATGAAACGGTTAAGCACCAGACAAGAAGCTAAATGCTCAGTTGTTGTTGAAGCGCCTATTTCATTATCGCCGTTAATGGGTGAAGGTTTTACCGGTGCACCTGGCATTGAAATTTTTGATAACAACATTGCATGGTCAATTGGTGGTGCACTAACACAAGTGAACCAACCGAATGAAAACGAAGTGTATTTCGAGTCAGTAGATACCCTACGTCAGCTAAGCGTTAAGCATCACTTACAGCTTAACCCACGCAGTGACGTACTCAGTGCGACAACAGAATTAACCAATTTAGGCCAAACCTCAGTTAATGTGAATTGGTGTGCAGCGCCAACCATTCCGATGCCTCTGCATATTGACCAAGTAATGTCGTTTGAAGGCCGTTGGTCGAACGAATTCCAACGCAAGTCTTTTGATACCTTCTTAGGCAGTTTTGTGCGTGAAAACCGTAAAGGTAAAACCTCACACGACAATTTCCCGGGCATGGTAATGCACAACAAACTCACCCATGAACAAGGCGGTGAGTGTTATGGTTTTCATTTAGGTTGGAGTGGCAACCATAAAATGCGAGCGGAGTTACTTGCAGAAGGCCGCAGTTATGCCCAATTAGGTGAATTATTAATGCCTGGTGAAATGATACTCGCGCCTAACGAGTCTTATGTCAGCCCAACATTATATACAGCCTATTCTAATGACGGTTTTAGTGGCTTATCTCATTGCTTCCATCAGTATGTTCGTCAATCACTTATCACTGAAAAGGTACGCCTAAAGCCACGCCCAGTGCACTACAACACTTGGGAAGGAATTTACTTTGACCATGATGTTGCTGTTTTACAATCATTAGCGACCCAAGCGGCTGACATTGGCGCAGAACGATTTGTACTCGATGACGGCTGGTTTAAAGGTCGCCGTGGTGACTTTGCCGGTTTAGGTGACTGGACTGTTGATCGTGAAATTTACCCAGACGGACTGCAACCACTGATTGATCATGTTAATAACGTGGGCATGGAATTTGGTTTATGGTTTGAACCTGAAATGGTTAATCCAGACAGCGATTTATATCGCAACCACCCTGAATGGGCGCTACAAACCCAAGGTAACGAGCAGCTGCAATTTAGAAAACAGCTAGTGCTAGACATGACGAACCCAGACGTGACTGAATATCTGTTTAATGCGATTAACGATATCTTGGTTGAATACCCACAAATTCTCTACCTCAAATGGGACATGAACCGCGATCTCAATCATGCAGGTAATTTATTGGGTAAGCCGGCAGTACATCAACAAACTAAAGCCGCTTATGCTTTAATCAAGCGCCTTAAAGATAGTCATCCACACATTGAAATTGAAAGTTGTTCCTCTGGTGGTGCGCGAGTTGATTACGGTGTATTACAACACACTGATCGAGTATGGACTTCAGATTCAAATGACGCATTAGATCGACTCACCATTCAACGTGGTTGTTCATTCTTTTTCCCAGCAGAAGTGATGGGGGCGCATGTTGGCCCGCGCGATTGCCACATTACCGGGCGACACATCAATATTGCCATGCGAGCCGCGGTCGCTTTCTTTGGCCACATGGGGATTGAAATGGATCCTCGAGAGTTAACCCATGATGAACGTGAGCAGTTACAGCAGATAATCAAGCTGCACAAACAGCATCGTCAGTTAATTCACAGTGGCAAGTTGGTACGATTAAACAGCGATGGCGACTCAATCAACTTTGGTATTGTTAGTACAAACCAAACCCAAGCTTTGTTTGCTTACAACAGCGTCAAAGAGACCCAACGAACTAATCCGCCAAAATATCATTTTGCAGGATTAGATGCCGACAGAGATTATCAACTATCACTAATTTGGCCGGCCGGATTTTCATTCTACTCACCGTCTGTATTAGCCATGACAGACGATCAAACCTTTAGTGGTGAAGCATTAATGACCTTTGGCATGCAGTTGCCGATTACCTTCCCACAAACGTCGTTGATTTTTGAGTTAAATGAAGTGAAATAA
- a CDS encoding 2-dehydro-3-deoxygalactonokinase: MLAKYQHFIAVDWGTSHLRAYLCLAEVGKPLIVLEQANNVGVKKIQTDFETTLMDSIAPWANRFGKLPILMIGQIGSSIGWKETQYLACPISPQEVISAGTRFDSQGHQVTIFPGLSCQLYNQLHDSMRGEEFHLLGWLAMAPQHLVGRHLVCLPGTHTKWVLIEEGKVILFKTALTGELYDLLSSNSVLIQEKVSDLEFDFGAFIEGADFILSSTNDNFYHGLYSVRSKQLFEDFSTKQAHAYLSGLLIGSDVRAAISAQEWQLTELESVAIIGPPHLSQCFVEVLHHCNINTTLWDVTDATLAGFNVVYQHAHHSTDE, translated from the coding sequence TTGCTTGCTAAATATCAACATTTTATTGCTGTCGATTGGGGCACAAGCCATTTACGTGCTTATCTATGTTTAGCCGAAGTCGGTAAACCATTAATAGTGCTTGAACAAGCCAATAATGTCGGCGTGAAGAAAATTCAAACCGATTTTGAAACCACACTAATGGACAGTATTGCACCTTGGGCTAATCGTTTTGGAAAACTACCTATATTGATGATAGGTCAAATAGGTTCAAGCATTGGCTGGAAAGAAACCCAATATCTTGCTTGTCCTATTTCGCCCCAAGAGGTGATCTCTGCCGGGACGCGCTTTGACAGTCAAGGCCATCAAGTCACCATATTCCCAGGATTAAGTTGCCAGCTTTATAACCAACTCCATGACTCGATGCGTGGAGAAGAATTTCATTTACTGGGCTGGCTTGCGATGGCTCCACAGCATCTAGTTGGTCGACATCTTGTATGCTTGCCTGGAACCCATACTAAATGGGTGCTAATTGAAGAAGGTAAAGTCATTTTATTCAAAACTGCGCTAACCGGTGAACTGTATGACCTATTGTCATCTAACAGCGTATTGATCCAAGAAAAAGTATCAGATTTAGAATTTGATTTTGGCGCATTTATTGAAGGTGCTGATTTTATCTTGTCATCTACTAACGATAATTTTTATCACGGATTATATAGCGTCCGCAGTAAACAGCTTTTTGAGGATTTCTCAACCAAACAAGCACATGCGTATTTATCAGGACTATTGATAGGAAGTGATGTTCGCGCAGCTATCAGCGCCCAAGAGTGGCAATTAACAGAATTAGAATCAGTGGCGATTATTGGTCCACCTCACTTAAGCCAATGTTTTGTTGAAGTGTTACATCACTGTAATATCAACACAACATTATGGGATGTTACAGACGCGACATTGGCAGGATTTAATGTTGTGTACCAACACGCACATCATTCGACAGATGAATAA
- a CDS encoding beta-galactosidase yields MLGVCYYPEHWPESMWQQDAKEMRQLGLQYVRIGEFAWSRIETRDGEYSFEWLDRAIETLANEGLQVIMCTPTATPPKWLIDKYPDILPVDIKTGTTRGFGSRRHYDFSSDNYFREAMRISTVIAQRYGQHPGICGWQTDNEIACHDTTHSGSLVAKSAFQQWCKAYYHNDIEKLNTAWGNVFWSMEYQDFEQIELPILAVTETNPAHQLAYRRFSSDQVVKFHDAMVEIIRAHAPNRFVTHNFIPLVDTQADNFALAKNLDFVSYDNYPLGRSDMFFKHMPAEQFKPYMRTGHPDFSSYSFDQSRGVSNKNFWVMEQQPGPVNWAHHNPRPEKGMVRLWSWQAFAHGADCVCYFRWRQVPFAQEQMHAGIKRNDNSKAAAWAEVEQMRDELAKVDFTISDPVQAKVAIVTGANSQWVTEIERQGDSYNHQRVEFAYYSALRQLGLAVDFVSVDHDLTQYALVVAPCLPIVPQAFVDKCQQANVHLVIGPRSGSKTDELSLVPTLAPGAFQVLVPVRVLSTETIRPDCSEVLHFNGVEFESQCWREELELGDGVDVVATYHDGSPAVARHQNTSYVATLTCDGFLLEYFKMLAVELGLTTLALPKDMRVVKRGQYAYLFNYAGYSQTVPSELQGQYVLGSANLAAYDVAIIKLV; encoded by the coding sequence ATGTTAGGAGTTTGCTACTACCCTGAGCATTGGCCTGAATCTATGTGGCAACAAGACGCAAAAGAAATGCGTCAGCTTGGATTACAGTATGTGCGTATTGGCGAGTTTGCGTGGTCTAGAATTGAGACTCGTGATGGCGAGTATTCTTTTGAGTGGCTGGATCGTGCCATTGAAACGTTAGCTAACGAAGGGCTGCAAGTGATTATGTGCACGCCAACGGCTACGCCTCCTAAATGGTTAATCGACAAATACCCAGACATTTTACCTGTCGATATTAAAACAGGTACTACCCGTGGCTTTGGTTCGCGCCGTCATTATGATTTTTCAAGTGATAACTACTTTCGTGAAGCAATGCGTATCTCTACCGTTATTGCACAACGCTATGGTCAACATCCTGGCATCTGTGGCTGGCAAACGGACAACGAGATTGCTTGTCACGATACTACTCATAGTGGCTCATTGGTGGCTAAGTCAGCATTTCAACAGTGGTGCAAAGCCTATTATCACAACGATATTGAAAAGCTCAATACTGCCTGGGGTAATGTTTTCTGGTCGATGGAATATCAAGATTTTGAACAAATCGAATTACCTATTCTAGCGGTAACTGAAACCAATCCTGCTCATCAACTGGCTTACCGTCGTTTTAGTTCTGACCAAGTGGTGAAGTTTCATGATGCAATGGTTGAGATCATTCGTGCTCATGCGCCAAATCGTTTTGTAACCCATAACTTTATCCCGTTAGTCGATACTCAAGCCGATAACTTTGCATTAGCCAAAAACCTCGATTTTGTCAGTTACGACAATTACCCGCTCGGTCGTTCAGATATGTTTTTTAAACATATGCCAGCAGAACAATTTAAACCGTACATGCGTACCGGACACCCTGACTTTTCAAGTTACTCGTTTGACCAAAGCCGTGGTGTGAGTAATAAAAACTTTTGGGTAATGGAGCAGCAACCTGGTCCAGTAAATTGGGCGCATCACAACCCTCGTCCTGAAAAAGGCATGGTTAGACTGTGGTCATGGCAGGCGTTTGCCCATGGTGCAGACTGCGTGTGTTATTTCCGTTGGCGCCAAGTGCCATTTGCGCAAGAGCAAATGCATGCAGGCATTAAACGTAACGATAATTCGAAAGCTGCAGCTTGGGCTGAAGTTGAGCAAATGCGTGACGAGTTGGCCAAAGTCGATTTTACCATTAGCGATCCAGTACAAGCGAAAGTGGCTATCGTGACAGGTGCTAACAGTCAGTGGGTGACCGAGATTGAACGCCAAGGTGACAGTTACAATCATCAACGCGTTGAGTTTGCTTATTACTCGGCATTACGTCAGTTAGGGTTAGCTGTAGATTTTGTCTCTGTAGATCATGATTTGACACAGTATGCTTTAGTTGTCGCACCGTGTTTACCGATTGTGCCGCAAGCCTTTGTTGATAAATGTCAGCAAGCCAACGTACATTTGGTTATCGGTCCTCGCTCAGGTAGTAAAACGGATGAATTGTCATTAGTGCCTACGTTAGCACCGGGAGCATTCCAAGTTTTAGTTCCTGTAAGAGTATTATCAACTGAAACCATTCGTCCAGACTGCAGTGAAGTCTTGCATTTTAATGGGGTTGAGTTTGAAAGCCAGTGCTGGCGAGAGGAGCTAGAACTCGGCGATGGTGTTGATGTGGTGGCGACGTATCATGATGGTAGTCCTGCTGTGGCTCGTCATCAAAATACTAGCTATGTAGCGACATTGACCTGTGATGGATTTTTACTCGAGTACTTTAAAATGCTTGCAGTAGAGTTAGGATTAACCACATTAGCGTTACCTAAAGATATGCGTGTGGTTAAGCGTGGTCAGTATGCTTACTTGTTTAACTACGCCGGTTATTCGCAAACTGTACCAAGTGAGTTACAAGGGCAATACGTTTTAGGCAGTGCAAACCTTGCTGCTTACGATGTTGCTATCATTAAACTCGTATAG